One part of the Thermococcus radiotolerans genome encodes these proteins:
- a CDS encoding glycosyltransferase, with amino-acid sequence MRVIVGIPSYNNAETISFVVKQAAQGLKKYFGGGIVVNADGGSTDGTREAVLGTKVPEGVEVHSFVYSWPIPGKGSAMKELMEFALERDADALVFVDSDLRSITPEWIYCFAKPIEEGYDFVAPLYIRHKWDGTITNNIAYPMTASLYGKNVRQPIGGDFGVSRKLMEVYLEDGAVWKTHVARFGVDIFLTTTAIARGFKIIQTALGMKIHDPKDPAASLGPMFNQVVGTLFMLMEKYENVWKDVKAIEPVPVFGELEKGEPEPVKVTLELLEIRAKELFAQHEPVLKRALGEETLKGVMEALKTFEFDDRLWSHVLYDGAVAYKNGILTEAEPLVPLYFAKTADFVKRTMDMSTLEAEKLIEERAKVFLEEKDYLLERW; translated from the coding sequence ACAACGCGGAAACAATATCCTTTGTCGTTAAGCAGGCCGCCCAAGGGCTGAAGAAGTATTTCGGTGGAGGAATCGTCGTCAACGCTGACGGAGGAAGCACCGATGGGACGAGGGAGGCGGTTCTGGGGACAAAGGTCCCAGAGGGTGTCGAGGTTCACAGCTTCGTCTACAGCTGGCCGATTCCGGGAAAGGGCAGCGCTATGAAGGAGCTCATGGAGTTTGCCCTCGAGAGGGACGCCGATGCGCTCGTCTTCGTGGACAGCGACCTGAGGAGCATAACCCCCGAGTGGATATACTGCTTCGCCAAGCCCATCGAGGAGGGCTACGACTTCGTGGCGCCGCTCTACATAAGGCACAAGTGGGACGGCACGATAACCAACAACATAGCCTACCCTATGACGGCCTCGCTCTACGGGAAGAACGTCAGGCAGCCGATAGGAGGGGACTTTGGGGTGAGCAGAAAGCTCATGGAAGTCTACCTCGAAGACGGGGCGGTCTGGAAGACCCACGTGGCGCGCTTCGGCGTCGACATATTCCTGACGACGACGGCCATAGCGAGGGGCTTCAAAATCATCCAGACTGCTCTGGGGATGAAGATACACGATCCCAAGGATCCGGCGGCATCGCTCGGCCCCATGTTCAACCAGGTCGTCGGGACGCTGTTCATGCTGATGGAGAAGTACGAGAACGTCTGGAAGGACGTTAAAGCAATAGAGCCCGTTCCGGTCTTCGGGGAGCTTGAGAAAGGGGAACCAGAGCCTGTAAAGGTGACCTTAGAGCTCCTTGAGATAAGGGCAAAGGAGCTCTTTGCCCAGCACGAACCCGTGCTGAAGAGGGCACTGGGCGAAGAGACTCTCAAGGGGGTGATGGAGGCCCTCAAGACCTTCGAGTTCGACGACAGGCTCTGGAGCCACGTCCTCTACGACGGGGCGGTGGCGTACAAAAACGGAATCCTAACCGAGGCAGAACCCCTCGTGCCGCTGTACTTCGCAAAGACGGCGGACTTCGTCAAGAGAACGATGGACATGAGCACCCTTGAGGCCGAAAAACTGATAGAGGAGAGGGCGAAGGTCTTCCTTGAGGAGAAGGACTACCTCTTGGAGCGCTGGTAG
- a CDS encoding carbohydrate kinase family protein: MMVSIGEVLIDFIALQEGKLKDVKSFEKHPGGAPANVAVGLSRLGVESALVSKVGDDPFGDFLLERLHDEGVRTYISRDAEKHTGVVFVQLIGAKPEFILYDGVAYFNLKPEDVETALLENAETIHFGTVLFAREPSRSTLFGILEELKGKVPLSYDVNIRPDLWRGREGEMLRDIERALGLADIVKLGDGELAYLRDNGINPEDFDFKLLAVTLGEKGSELMSGGAKVHIPAYRVEPVDTTGAGDAFTAALLAGLHYSNLLGEGTIDEEHLRKLGRFANLVAALSTTLRGAWSVPKMEEIVLMKEVRELYQRSKR, translated from the coding sequence ATGATGGTCTCTATCGGAGAGGTCCTCATAGATTTCATAGCCCTGCAGGAGGGGAAGCTTAAGGATGTGAAGTCCTTCGAGAAGCATCCGGGCGGTGCTCCTGCAAACGTTGCGGTTGGTCTTTCAAGGCTCGGCGTTGAGAGTGCGCTGGTAAGCAAGGTCGGCGACGATCCCTTTGGGGACTTTCTGCTCGAAAGGCTTCATGATGAGGGGGTAAGGACATACATATCCCGGGACGCTGAAAAACATACTGGCGTTGTCTTCGTTCAGCTCATCGGTGCCAAGCCGGAGTTCATTCTCTACGATGGCGTTGCCTACTTCAACCTGAAGCCTGAGGACGTGGAGACGGCCCTTCTTGAGAACGCTGAGACAATTCACTTTGGCACCGTGCTCTTCGCCAGGGAGCCCTCTCGCTCGACGCTCTTTGGAATTTTAGAGGAACTTAAGGGAAAGGTTCCACTGAGCTACGATGTCAACATAAGGCCCGACCTCTGGCGCGGAAGGGAGGGAGAGATGCTACGGGATATTGAGAGGGCCCTCGGGCTGGCGGATATAGTTAAGCTCGGCGATGGGGAGCTGGCGTACCTCAGAGACAACGGAATAAACCCTGAAGACTTCGACTTCAAACTTCTCGCGGTGACCTTAGGTGAGAAGGGCAGCGAGCTGATGAGTGGAGGCGCTAAGGTTCACATCCCTGCTTATAGAGTCGAACCGGTTGACACCACCGGAGCAGGGGATGCCTTCACAGCTGCCCTCTTAGCCGGCCTTCACTACTCGAACCTGCTCGGTGAGGGGACCATCGATGAGGAGCACCTCAGAAAACTCGGGCGCTTCGCAAACCTCGTAGCGGCGCTCTCAACGACCCTCAGGGGGGCTTGGAGCGTTCCAAAAATGGAGGAAATAGTTCTAATGAAAGAGGTCAGGGAGCTCTACCAGCGCTCCAAGAGGTAG